One segment of Ureibacillus thermophilus DNA contains the following:
- the scpA gene encoding methylmalonyl-CoA mutase gives MKANFETVNIHEVLENEQLQPSHTFTTNEGIEVNEFYTKEDIKDLKHLKDYPGIAPNTRGPYPTMYVGRPWTIRQYAGFSTAEESNAFYRRNLAMGQKGLSVAFDLPTHRGYDSDHPRVKGDVGKAGVAIDSVEDMKILFDGIPLDQMSVSMTMNGAVIPIMAFYIVAAEEQGVTPEKLAGTIQNDILKEYMVRNTYIYPPEMSMKIIADIFEYTSKNMPKFNSISISGYHIQEAGATADIELAYTLADGLEYVRTGLKAGIDIDSFAPRLSFFWGIGMNYFMEVAKMRAARRIWAQMMSTFNPKNPKSLALRTHSQTSGWSLTEQDPFNNVTRTLIEANAAAMGHTQSLHTNSLDEAIALPTDFSARIARNTQLFLQEETLMTKVIDPWGGSYYVEKLTDELTKRAWELIKEIEDLGGMAKAIETGLPKMKVEESAAKRQAKIDSKEETIVGVNKYTLDYEEPIDILDIDNTLVRQKQIERIQKIKAERNEEEVQRHLERLTKAAATGEENMLAVAVDAARARATLGEISDAIEKVCGRHQAVIRSISGVYSSNFSDNELIEQVKQMTDEFLENEGRRPRILIAKMGQDGHDRGAKVVATGYADLGFDVDISPLFLTPQEAAQMAVENDVHCVGVSSLAAGHKTLVPELIEELKKLGREDIIVVVGGVIPAQDYQFLYDNGVSAIFGPGTVIPVAAIKIIEEIYRRLGYEEVSE, from the coding sequence AGCTTCAACCTTCCCATACCTTTACAACAAATGAAGGAATTGAGGTAAACGAATTCTATACAAAAGAAGACATTAAAGACTTAAAGCATTTAAAAGATTATCCTGGTATCGCGCCAAATACCCGCGGACCATACCCAACGATGTATGTGGGACGTCCTTGGACGATTCGCCAATATGCAGGGTTTTCTACAGCGGAAGAATCCAATGCCTTCTATCGCAGAAATTTGGCAATGGGGCAAAAAGGATTATCTGTTGCCTTTGACTTGCCAACTCACCGCGGATATGACTCCGACCATCCTCGCGTAAAAGGGGACGTGGGAAAAGCGGGCGTTGCCATTGACTCTGTGGAAGATATGAAAATTTTGTTTGATGGCATTCCGCTTGACCAAATGTCCGTTTCTATGACGATGAACGGGGCCGTTATTCCAATCATGGCCTTCTACATTGTAGCGGCTGAGGAGCAGGGAGTAACGCCGGAAAAACTTGCTGGTACAATCCAAAACGATATTTTGAAAGAGTATATGGTGCGTAATACGTACATATATCCTCCAGAAATGTCGATGAAAATCATTGCGGACATTTTCGAATATACAAGTAAAAATATGCCGAAATTTAATTCTATTTCCATTTCCGGTTATCACATCCAGGAAGCTGGGGCAACAGCTGATATTGAGTTGGCTTATACTTTGGCTGACGGACTTGAATATGTCCGGACAGGATTAAAAGCTGGCATCGACATCGATTCCTTTGCGCCACGGCTTTCCTTCTTCTGGGGAATCGGTATGAACTACTTCATGGAAGTAGCAAAAATGCGTGCAGCTCGCCGCATTTGGGCGCAAATGATGAGCACATTCAATCCGAAAAATCCAAAAAGTTTGGCATTAAGAACACACTCCCAAACTTCCGGTTGGTCTTTGACAGAACAAGATCCGTTCAACAACGTAACTCGTACGTTAATTGAAGCGAATGCTGCGGCAATGGGTCATACGCAAAGCTTGCATACAAACTCTCTTGATGAAGCTATTGCGCTTCCAACAGACTTCTCAGCTCGCATTGCCCGCAATACGCAATTATTCTTGCAAGAAGAAACATTGATGACAAAAGTTATCGATCCATGGGGCGGATCTTATTATGTAGAAAAATTAACAGATGAGTTAACGAAACGCGCTTGGGAATTAATTAAAGAAATCGAAGACCTTGGCGGCATGGCAAAAGCCATTGAAACAGGCTTGCCAAAAATGAAAGTAGAAGAATCTGCTGCTAAACGCCAGGCAAAAATTGATTCAAAAGAGGAAACAATTGTCGGCGTAAACAAATATACATTAGACTATGAAGAACCAATCGATATTTTGGATATCGATAATACTCTCGTACGCCAAAAACAAATTGAACGTATTCAAAAAATTAAAGCAGAACGTAATGAAGAAGAAGTGCAAAGACATCTTGAGCGCTTAACGAAAGCGGCTGCCACTGGAGAAGAAAATATGCTTGCGGTTGCAGTAGATGCAGCTAGAGCCCGTGCAACACTTGGAGAAATTTCCGACGCCATCGAAAAAGTATGCGGACGCCACCAAGCAGTGATTCGCTCCATTTCTGGCGTATATTCATCCAATTTCTCCGACAATGAATTAATTGAACAAGTGAAACAAATGACAGATGAATTCTTAGAAAACGAAGGTCGTCGTCCACGTATTTTAATTGCGAAAATGGGTCAAGACGGACATGACCGCGGTGCGAAAGTAGTTGCTACGGGTTATGCAGACCTTGGCTTTGACGTGGATATTTCGCCATTGTTCTTAACACCTCAAGAAGCGGCTCAAATGGCAGTAGAAAACGACGTTCATTGCGTCGGCGTTTCTTCCTTGGCTGCGGGTCATAAAACATTAGTGCCTGAATTAATTGAAGAATTGAAAAAATTAGGAAGAGAAGACATTATCGTCGTAGTTGGCGGGGTTATCCCTGCACAAGATTATCAATTCTTATATGACAATGGCGTATCAGCAATCTTTGGACCAGGAACAGTAATTCCTGTTGCTGCAATTAAAATCATTGAAGAAATTTATCGACGCTTAGGATACGAGGAAGTGTCTGAATGA
- the meaB gene encoding methylmalonyl Co-A mutase-associated GTPase MeaB, with protein sequence MRDEKSAEETALHVMKGIESKHDGMTYVAPKKFRKKQKQQIDLPQLASEVREGNRTSLSKAITLIESSNPDHKVLAQKLLQDLLPYTGNSIRIGITGVPGAGKSTFIEAFGTMLCDMGKKVAVLAIDPSSTISGGSVLGDKTRMENLSRHENAFVRPSPSAGTLGGVHKKTRETMLLCEAAGYDVILIETVGVGQSETYVRGMVDFFLLLVLTGAGDELQGMKKGIMELADGIVVHKADGDNVEKAKKTVSEYKKILHLLQPATPGWLSQALAVSSYEKIGLKDVWEMIGSFEKQMKESGYWYIRRKEQTSDWFYSMIHDHLIDSFFGKKENKELVKRLEEEILQGKLTVTQGIHQLFPENG encoded by the coding sequence ATGAGAGATGAAAAGAGCGCTGAAGAGACAGCTTTACATGTCATGAAGGGCATTGAAAGCAAGCATGACGGAATGACGTATGTTGCGCCAAAGAAGTTCCGAAAAAAGCAAAAACAACAAATTGATCTACCTCAATTAGCGAGTGAAGTGCGGGAAGGGAACCGCACTTCACTTTCCAAAGCAATCACGTTGATTGAAAGTTCCAACCCGGATCATAAAGTGTTAGCCCAAAAACTATTGCAAGACCTTTTGCCGTATACAGGCAATAGTATTCGTATCGGTATTACCGGTGTTCCGGGGGCAGGTAAAAGTACATTTATTGAAGCCTTTGGTACAATGCTTTGCGACATGGGAAAAAAGGTGGCTGTACTTGCCATTGACCCAAGTTCGACCATTTCTGGTGGAAGCGTTTTAGGAGATAAAACGCGGATGGAAAACTTAAGCCGCCATGAAAATGCCTTTGTCCGCCCATCGCCAAGTGCAGGAACTCTCGGCGGGGTTCATAAGAAAACAAGGGAGACAATGCTGCTTTGTGAAGCAGCGGGCTATGATGTAATTCTTATTGAAACGGTTGGCGTTGGGCAAAGTGAAACGTATGTGCGCGGGATGGTAGACTTTTTCTTGCTTCTTGTTTTAACCGGTGCAGGAGATGAACTGCAAGGCATGAAAAAGGGAATTATGGAGCTGGCGGATGGGATTGTAGTTCATAAAGCGGATGGCGATAATGTGGAAAAAGCCAAAAAAACCGTTAGCGAATACAAGAAGATTTTGCATTTGTTGCAGCCAGCAACGCCGGGATGGCTTTCTCAAGCCCTTGCGGTATCATCTTATGAGAAAATCGGGCTAAAGGATGTTTGGGAAATGATTGGATCCTTTGAAAAACAGATGAAGGAATCCGGTTATTGGTATATCCGTAGAAAGGAACAAACGAGCGATTGGTTTTATTCCATGATTCATGACCATTTAATCGATTCATTTTTTGGCAAGAAAGAAAACAAAGAGTTAGTGAAACGATTAGAAGAAGAAATTTTACAAGGGAAGCTTACGGTCACTCAAGGAATTCACCAACTATTCCCTGAAAATGGCTAA
- a CDS encoding BrxA/BrxB family bacilliredoxin, whose product MMDYDLFMQEIITTARAEMEAAGYEQLRTPEEVEKAFARPGTTLVMINSVCGCAGGIARPAAANAIHYDKRPDHLVTVFAGQDKEATAAARAHFGDEHIPSSPAFVLLKDGKVVADIPRHEIEGHDVMSVITNLQAYFEEYCDEV is encoded by the coding sequence ATGATGGATTACGATTTATTTATGCAAGAAATTATCACAACAGCCCGTGCCGAAATGGAAGCGGCGGGATATGAGCAGCTAAGAACGCCTGAAGAGGTGGAAAAAGCTTTTGCACGCCCTGGGACAACCCTTGTTATGATCAACTCTGTATGCGGTTGTGCGGGTGGAATTGCACGTCCTGCAGCAGCTAACGCCATCCATTATGATAAACGGCCAGATCATTTAGTAACCGTTTTCGCTGGACAAGATAAAGAAGCAACAGCAGCTGCACGCGCGCACTTTGGAGATGAGCACATTCCTTCCTCTCCAGCCTTTGTCTTATTGAAAGATGGTAAAGTGGTGGCGGATATCCCACGCCATGAGATTGAAGGGCATGATGTAATGTCTGTCATCACGAATTTGCAGGCTTATTTTGAAGAATATTGCGATGAAGTTTAA
- the prli42 gene encoding stressosome-associated protein Prli42, with protein sequence MSNKKFQKIVVYAMIAIMLLSTIAFGLATFF encoded by the coding sequence ATGAGCAATAAAAAATTTCAAAAAATAGTTGTGTATGCGATGATTGCAATTATGTTACTATCCACAATCGCATTTGGATTAGCGACATTTTTCTAA
- the mce gene encoding methylmalonyl-CoA epimerase — protein MEKVDHIGIAVKNLDESVKYYTEVLGLKLERIEEVPTQNVRVAFIDAGNVHIELLQPLSEEGAIYNHIQKRGEGIQHICFKVENIREKMAELKEKGVRLLSEEPIPAAGGAEACFIHPKDSFGVLYELYEKNGKGVNE, from the coding sequence ATGGAAAAAGTCGATCATATAGGGATAGCCGTAAAAAACCTAGACGAATCAGTGAAATATTATACTGAAGTGTTAGGTTTAAAACTAGAAAGAATTGAAGAAGTTCCAACTCAAAATGTGCGTGTAGCGTTTATTGATGCCGGAAACGTACATATTGAATTGTTGCAGCCATTAAGCGAAGAAGGAGCCATTTACAATCATATTCAAAAACGTGGCGAAGGAATTCAACACATTTGCTTCAAAGTGGAGAATATTCGTGAAAAAATGGCGGAATTAAAAGAAAAAGGGGTTCGCCTCCTTTCAGAAGAACCGATTCCTGCTGCCGGTGGTGCAGAAGCTTGCTTTATTCATCCAAAAGATAGTTTTGGAGTTTTATATGAACTATATGAAAAAAATGGAAAAGGGGTTAATGAATAA
- a CDS encoding acyl-CoA carboxylase subunit beta produces MDMLDKIDEMYDRKREIYLGGGDKRIAKQHEKGKLTARERIDLLLDEGTFVEINPFITHRVTDFGMGEQKGPGDGVVTGYGKVNGRPVYLFAQDFTVFGGALGEMHAKKIAAVMDLAAKNGAPFIGINDSGGARIQEGVLSLDGYGHIFYRNSIYSGVIPQISVIMGPCAGGAVYSPAITDFILMVDKTSQMFITGPKVIEAVTGEKISSEDLGGSKVHNSISGNAHFRAPSEEEAIQQIRRLLSYLPQNYKEKPIRLPRPEGDDWRPELIDVVPIEPTRPYDVRKVIEQVVDEGSFMEVHSEFAKNIVVGFARIGGYSVGLVCNQPKALAGGLDIDSSDKASRFIRTCDAFNIPIITFEDVSGFFPGVKQEHGGIIRHGAKILYAYSEATVPKITVILRKAYGGAYVALNSKSIGADLVFAWPNAEIAVMGAAGAANIIFANEIANSPDPEKTRQEKIEEYKEKFANPYVAASLGMVDDVIDPRETRIKLIQGLEMLENKEESRPKKKHGNIPL; encoded by the coding sequence ATGGATATGCTAGATAAAATTGATGAAATGTATGACCGAAAAAGGGAGATTTACTTAGGCGGCGGCGACAAACGCATTGCAAAGCAGCATGAAAAAGGCAAACTCACTGCCCGTGAGCGAATTGATTTATTGTTAGATGAAGGTACTTTTGTCGAAATTAATCCATTTATTACTCACCGTGTTACAGATTTCGGCATGGGTGAACAAAAAGGGCCTGGTGACGGCGTTGTAACAGGTTATGGTAAAGTCAACGGCCGCCCTGTATATTTATTTGCTCAAGATTTCACAGTGTTCGGTGGTGCATTAGGCGAAATGCACGCGAAAAAAATTGCGGCGGTAATGGATTTAGCAGCGAAAAACGGTGCCCCATTCATCGGCATCAATGACTCTGGCGGCGCCCGCATTCAAGAAGGCGTACTTTCATTAGACGGCTATGGCCACATTTTCTACCGTAACTCCATTTATTCTGGAGTAATTCCGCAAATCTCTGTAATCATGGGTCCATGTGCAGGTGGAGCAGTATATTCACCAGCGATTACTGACTTTATTTTAATGGTGGACAAAACTTCTCAAATGTTCATTACGGGTCCAAAAGTAATTGAAGCGGTTACAGGAGAAAAAATATCGTCAGAAGATTTAGGCGGTTCAAAAGTGCATAACTCTATCAGCGGTAATGCCCATTTCCGTGCTCCTTCTGAAGAAGAAGCGATTCAACAAATTAGAAGATTATTAAGCTACTTACCGCAAAACTATAAAGAAAAACCAATTCGTTTGCCACGTCCAGAAGGCGATGATTGGCGTCCTGAATTAATTGACGTTGTGCCAATCGAACCAACTCGTCCATATGATGTTCGTAAAGTAATTGAGCAAGTGGTGGATGAAGGTTCCTTCATGGAAGTGCATTCAGAATTTGCGAAAAACATCGTCGTTGGATTTGCACGCATTGGAGGTTATTCAGTAGGGCTTGTATGTAACCAGCCTAAAGCTTTAGCTGGAGGACTTGATATCGATTCATCCGACAAAGCGTCCAGATTCATTCGCACTTGCGATGCATTCAATATTCCAATCATTACATTTGAAGACGTGTCAGGATTCTTCCCAGGCGTTAAACAAGAACATGGCGGTATCATCCGTCACGGTGCAAAAATCTTGTATGCTTATTCTGAAGCAACAGTGCCAAAAATTACTGTAATTTTACGTAAAGCATACGGCGGTGCATACGTGGCATTGAACTCTAAATCCATCGGTGCCGACCTTGTATTTGCTTGGCCAAATGCAGAAATCGCTGTAATGGGTGCTGCGGGTGCGGCAAATATCATCTTTGCAAACGAAATTGCCAATTCCCCAGATCCAGAAAAAACACGCCAAGAAAAAATTGAAGAATATAAAGAAAAATTCGCAAATCCTTACGTTGCTGCTTCACTTGGAATGGTGGATGACGTCATCGATCCAAGAGAAACGCGCATTAAGTTAATTCAAGGATTAGAAATGCTTGAAAATAAAGAAGAATCAAGACCTAAGAAAAAACACGGAAATATTCCGCTATAA
- a CDS encoding energy-coupling factor ABC transporter permease, giving the protein MNISFKKPIYFLALLLLVPKPAFAMHIMEGFLPAEWAVFWWLVTLPFLIIGLKKISNLIKDHSETKLLLGLSGAFAFVLSALKIPSVTGSCSHPTGVGLGTILFGPFVMSVLGSIVLLFQSLLLAHGGLTTLGANAFSMAVAGPFIAYGVFKGAQKIGLTFTFAVFLAASLADLGTYVITSIQLALAFPSEVGGIFASFVKFASVFAITQIPLAIVEGLLSVMVMNFLVKYNVNELKLLQVLNKTQEAK; this is encoded by the coding sequence ATGAACATTTCGTTTAAAAAGCCAATTTATTTTTTAGCATTATTGTTGTTGGTTCCTAAGCCTGCCTTTGCTATGCACATCATGGAAGGTTTTTTGCCGGCAGAATGGGCTGTCTTTTGGTGGCTCGTAACATTACCTTTTCTAATAATAGGGTTAAAGAAAATAAGCAATCTTATAAAGGATCATTCTGAGACAAAATTATTGCTGGGTTTATCCGGAGCATTCGCATTCGTTTTATCCGCTTTAAAAATTCCTTCCGTTACAGGGAGTTGTTCTCATCCTACCGGGGTGGGTTTAGGAACGATTTTATTTGGTCCTTTTGTAATGAGTGTTCTAGGTAGTATTGTTTTGCTGTTTCAATCATTGCTATTGGCGCATGGGGGGTTAACGACGCTTGGTGCCAATGCATTTTCTATGGCTGTTGCCGGTCCTTTTATTGCATATGGAGTATTTAAGGGGGCGCAAAAGATCGGTCTAACGTTTACATTTGCAGTCTTTTTGGCTGCCTCATTAGCTGATTTAGGCACTTACGTCATTACATCTATTCAACTTGCACTTGCTTTTCCCTCTGAAGTGGGTGGTATATTTGCTTCATTTGTCAAATTCGCTAGCGTCTTTGCAATTACTCAAATTCCTTTAGCGATTGTAGAAGGGTTGCTTTCAGTCATGGTGATGAATTTCTTGGTGAAATATAACGTAAATGAATTAAAGTTGCTTCAAGTGTTAAACAAAACTCAGGAGGCGAAATAG
- a CDS encoding energy-coupling factor ABC transporter substrate-binding protein: MLKNNAFILFITIALICIPLMFNGNAEYGGADGEAEELITELNESYKPWFSSIWEPPSGEIESLLFVLQGAAGAGFIGYFIGYMRGRNRGGNAEIPK, from the coding sequence ATGTTAAAAAATAACGCATTTATCTTATTTATTACGATAGCTTTGATTTGCATTCCGCTGATGTTCAATGGAAATGCAGAATACGGCGGTGCAGACGGGGAAGCGGAAGAATTGATCACAGAGCTGAACGAATCCTATAAACCTTGGTTTTCTAGTATATGGGAACCTCCTAGTGGTGAAATCGAAAGTTTATTATTCGTCTTGCAAGGAGCTGCCGGTGCTGGGTTTATCGGTTATTTTATAGGATATATGAGAGGCCGGAATAGGGGCGGAAATGCTGAGATACCGAAATGA
- the cbiQ gene encoding cobalt ECF transporter T component CbiQ — protein sequence MRMLEFYAYHSPLRNIHPIEKIVFALIPLILNILFQNIYTSLFIFFIMVVITIIFGKIPVRIYWKLLLIPVTFLLSSILVILLSFTESPLEGAIFQSIIGPVVISIMKESIEKALTLFSVSLSSISCLYFLILTTTIQDVLFGLQCLKVPQVLLDLIALIYRFIFLFLDSSRTIFLAQKARLGHGSSIKTIKSIGLIISALFVKVFHEMKDLNNAVNARSLNSYMAVIARTIPFSRSRWIFIMLISILIIAFNFTVGRAG from the coding sequence ATGAGAATGCTGGAATTTTACGCTTATCATTCACCATTAAGAAACATACATCCGATTGAAAAAATAGTATTTGCATTGATTCCTTTAATACTTAATATCCTGTTTCAAAATATATACACGTCTTTATTCATATTTTTCATCATGGTTGTGATTACCATAATTTTTGGCAAAATTCCTGTTCGTATATATTGGAAGTTATTGTTAATTCCCGTCACTTTTTTATTATCAAGTATACTGGTTATTTTACTCAGCTTTACCGAAAGCCCTTTAGAAGGAGCAATTTTTCAATCCATCATTGGTCCCGTTGTTATTTCAATCATGAAGGAAAGTATTGAAAAGGCCTTGACTTTATTTTCTGTTTCCTTATCGAGTATCAGTTGCTTGTACTTCTTAATCTTAACGACAACCATTCAGGATGTTCTGTTTGGTTTACAGTGCTTGAAAGTTCCGCAGGTTTTGTTGGATTTAATCGCATTAATCTATCGATTTATATTTTTATTTCTGGATTCAAGCAGGACAATATTTCTTGCACAAAAAGCAAGATTGGGACATGGTTCATCTATCAAAACGATAAAGTCGATTGGACTTATTATTAGCGCTTTATTTGTTAAGGTATTCCATGAAATGAAAGATTTAAACAACGCAGTCAATGCAAGAAGTTTAAATAGTTATATGGCTGTTATTGCAAGAACAATTCCATTTTCAAGAAGCCGTTGGATATTCATTATGTTAATCAGTATATTGATTATCGCTTTTAATTTCACCGTTGGGAGAGCTGGTTGA
- a CDS encoding energy-coupling factor ABC transporter ATP-binding protein produces the protein MSTTIFELSEVYYRYEDGTEALKNINLRIERGKKIALLGSNGAGKSTLLLHLNGLLKPTSGTICIDGQPLTYSRKELINLRRRVGIVFQNPETQLFNGTVRDDICYGPYNLKLPERERKTLIEKAIVLTDVGELLDKPIHFLSGGQKKRVSIAGVLAMDPEVILFDEPTASLDIYYTKKIRKLLDELHRDGRTLILSTHDIDFAYEWADEAIVMHQSEVLFQGNFSQLFEEHKDIITKANLETSIIFEIAQILKNGGVNLNTIDYRSKEQLLEILKDYLLKVTI, from the coding sequence ATGAGTACTACTATTTTCGAACTGAGCGAAGTGTACTACCGTTATGAAGATGGGACTGAGGCTTTAAAAAATATCAATCTACGAATTGAACGAGGAAAAAAAATTGCTCTTTTAGGCAGCAATGGTGCAGGAAAGTCCACATTATTATTGCATTTAAATGGGTTGTTAAAACCAACATCCGGCACAATTTGCATCGATGGACAACCATTAACCTATTCGAGGAAAGAGTTGATCAATTTAAGACGTCGGGTAGGAATCGTTTTTCAAAACCCTGAAACCCAGTTGTTTAATGGGACGGTTCGAGATGACATATGTTATGGACCATATAATTTAAAGTTGCCGGAACGGGAACGAAAGACGTTAATTGAGAAAGCAATTGTTCTGACAGACGTAGGTGAGTTGTTAGATAAACCGATTCATTTTTTAAGCGGTGGACAAAAAAAGCGGGTTTCCATCGCAGGTGTGCTTGCTATGGATCCTGAAGTCATCCTTTTTGATGAACCAACTGCATCTTTGGATATTTATTACACAAAGAAAATAAGGAAACTATTAGATGAACTTCATCGTGATGGGAGAACACTTATTCTTTCTACTCACGATATTGATTTTGCCTATGAATGGGCTGACGAAGCAATTGTGATGCATCAAAGTGAAGTGTTATTTCAAGGTAATTTCTCTCAACTGTTTGAAGAACACAAAGATATTATTACTAAAGCAAATCTGGAAACATCAATAATATTCGAAATAGCGCAAATATTGAAAAATGGAGGGGTGAATTTAAATACAATTGATTACCGTTCAAAAGAACAATTATTGGAAATTCTTAAAGATTATTTATTGAAGGTAACAATATAA
- the cobJ gene encoding precorrin-3B C(17)-methyltransferase, translating into MSLRGKLYIVGFGPGDANHITYRAVEAIKASDYIIGYKTYVELIKNLLNVKQKIISTGMTEEVSRAQAAVKLAEEGHQVAVISSGDSGVYGMAGLIYEVLVEQGWHKESGVEVEVIPGISAINSCSSLLGAPIMHDSCTISLSDHLTPWTIIEKRLEAAAAADFVIALYNPKSGRRTKQIVEARRILLKYRSPNTPVGLVKSAYRERQTIVITTLDNMLEHEISMLTTVIIGNTSTFVYDDLMITPRGYQRKYTLDREVQPLKPHERLKKEAEPWSLENLESKKRESKKTPFQLACEAIAMLDRKPNFVVEKTDYKPVFEFAISPGVANKRFTPEQFKLLAEVVGHEGRMDYSRDHQLRISIPTNHPEQIVEQLSNVGLLVMPVGDVITVKACDFCDGEKKDSIPYAEKLQQRFGGKAVPKELKIGINGCGMACYNAVMEDIGIVYRKGKFDVFLGAKPVGRTAHPGQLIEEGLEAEKLVELIEKLIVEYKENAHPNERLFKYFKRKKVLAGYKYQDNEPKLNLQPIPCAD; encoded by the coding sequence ATGTCTTTGAGAGGAAAGCTATACATTGTCGGTTTTGGTCCAGGGGACGCTAATCACATTACATATCGGGCAGTGGAAGCGATAAAAGCAAGTGATTATATCATTGGATACAAAACTTATGTGGAATTAATAAAAAATTTATTAAACGTCAAACAAAAAATTATAAGTACTGGGATGACGGAAGAAGTTTCACGTGCACAGGCTGCGGTAAAACTTGCGGAAGAAGGGCACCAGGTAGCGGTCATTTCTAGTGGAGATTCCGGTGTATATGGCATGGCCGGTCTCATTTATGAAGTACTCGTTGAACAAGGTTGGCATAAAGAGTCAGGGGTTGAAGTGGAAGTCATTCCCGGAATTTCTGCCATCAATTCTTGTAGTTCCCTACTCGGTGCCCCGATTATGCATGATTCATGCACAATCAGCTTAAGTGATCATTTAACACCATGGACAATTATCGAAAAAAGGCTTGAAGCAGCGGCAGCAGCTGATTTTGTGATTGCTCTATACAATCCGAAAAGCGGAAGAAGAACAAAACAAATCGTGGAAGCAAGACGGATATTACTAAAATATCGGTCACCGAATACACCGGTGGGACTTGTAAAAAGTGCTTATCGCGAAAGACAAACGATTGTGATTACGACGTTGGATAATATGCTGGAACACGAGATTAGTATGCTCACAACAGTGATTATTGGAAACACCTCCACATTTGTATATGATGACTTAATGATTACGCCGAGGGGGTATCAACGAAAATATACGCTTGATCGCGAGGTACAACCATTGAAACCTCATGAACGATTGAAAAAAGAAGCAGAACCTTGGTCTTTGGAAAATTTGGAATCGAAGAAAAGAGAGTCAAAAAAAACCCCTTTTCAACTAGCATGCGAAGCAATTGCAATGCTGGACCGAAAGCCAAATTTCGTTGTTGAAAAAACAGACTATAAACCAGTTTTTGAGTTTGCCATAAGTCCTGGAGTGGCAAATAAACGATTCACCCCTGAGCAATTTAAGCTATTGGCTGAAGTTGTTGGTCATGAGGGAAGGATGGACTATTCAAGGGATCATCAGTTGCGGATAAGTATTCCAACTAATCATCCAGAACAAATTGTAGAACAATTATCAAATGTTGGTTTGCTGGTGATGCCTGTAGGAGATGTCATTACGGTGAAGGCTTGTGATTTTTGTGATGGTGAAAAAAAGGATTCGATACCGTACGCTGAAAAGCTGCAACAGAGATTTGGAGGAAAAGCTGTGCCGAAAGAATTAAAAATCGGCATTAATGGATGTGGGATGGCATGTTACAACGCCGTTATGGAAGATATCGGAATCGTATATCGAAAAGGAAAATTTGATGTGTTTTTAGGTGCAAAACCGGTAGGACGCACCGCACATCCGGGTCAATTGATTGAAGAGGGGTTGGAAGCTGAAAAATTAGTCGAATTAATCGAAAAACTGATTGTTGAATATAAAGAAAATGCTCATCCAAATGAACGATTATTTAAATATTTTAAACGGAAAAAAGTGCTGGCAGGGTACAAATATCAAGATAATGAGCCAAAGCTCAATTTGCAGCCGATCCCTTGTGCAGATTAG